The following are from one region of the Actinopolyspora halophila DSM 43834 genome:
- a CDS encoding putative leader peptide, with amino-acid sequence MHVLLTSRRAVDLCRVGSSLCCRR; translated from the coding sequence GTGCACGTACTGCTGACCTCCAGGCGCGCGGTGGACCTGTGTCGCGTTGGGAGCAGCCTGTGTTGCAGGCGATGA
- a CDS encoding sulfurtransferase, translated as MSREQVLVTTDWAEQNLDTEGVVFAEVDEDTTAYDNGHIRGAVKLDWRNELQDHVRRDFVGRDDFGELLSSKGISNDDTVVLYGGNNNWFAAYAYWYFKLYGHSDVRLLDGGRKKWELDGRELTKDVPERPRTNYVAADPDNSIRAFRDEVVDAIDNRNLVDVRSPDEFSGKLLAPAHLPQEAAQRGGHIPSAINVPWSRAANEDGTFKSDDELRKVYNEAGLDESRNTIAYCRIGERSSHTWFVLHELLGHQDVKNYDGSWTEYGSLVGVPIENPSEQEA; from the coding sequence ATGAGTCGTGAACAGGTCCTGGTCACAACCGACTGGGCCGAACAGAACCTGGACACCGAAGGGGTCGTGTTCGCCGAGGTCGACGAGGACACCACGGCCTACGACAACGGACACATCAGGGGAGCCGTCAAGCTCGACTGGCGCAACGAGCTGCAGGACCACGTCCGGCGCGATTTCGTCGGGCGCGACGACTTCGGCGAGCTGCTCTCCTCCAAGGGGATCTCGAACGACGACACCGTGGTCCTCTACGGCGGCAACAACAACTGGTTCGCCGCGTACGCCTACTGGTACTTCAAGCTGTACGGCCACAGCGACGTCCGGTTGCTCGACGGCGGCCGCAAGAAGTGGGAGCTGGACGGCCGCGAGCTGACCAAGGACGTACCGGAGCGCCCGCGTACCAACTACGTCGCCGCCGACCCCGACAACTCCATCCGCGCGTTCCGCGACGAGGTCGTCGACGCGATCGACAACCGCAACCTCGTCGACGTCCGTTCGCCCGACGAGTTCTCGGGCAAGCTGCTCGCCCCCGCTCACCTTCCGCAGGAGGCGGCCCAGCGCGGTGGGCACATCCCCTCCGCCATCAACGTTCCGTGGAGCCGCGCGGCCAACGAGGACGGCACCTTCAAGTCGGACGACGAACTGCGCAAGGTCTACAACGAGGCCGGCCTGGACGAGTCCAGGAACACCATCGCCTACTGCCGGATCGGTGAGCGTTCCTCGCACACCTGGTTCGTGCTCCACGAGCTGCTCGGTCACCAGGACGTGAAGAACTACGACGGATCGTGGACCGAGTACGGCTCGCTGGTGGGCGTGCCGATCGAGAACCCGAGCGAGCAGGAGGCGTGA
- a CDS encoding LmeA family phospholipid-binding protein — translation MKRALPGKKLVITLLVLIGLLVAADFGAAAVAENQVSRKMGAKLGLAGDPEVRINGFPFLTQAVRGDFRDVRLRAPGVDMGPVEDVDLQADLHHARVSTFAMLSGNSSRIDVDEVVGRVRLDDASLGRVLPVNDLHISPAGDSAGETADSSDSPGRASAGVRLEGTVDIAGSTNEVAVTGRLVLNDEGGIRIEPRELDLDNSRVGSVDLASRFEQAILRRFTTTLDPGMLPFTVRPTALHVERGALVVEGTARNVTVNGDGTVN, via the coding sequence TTGAAACGTGCCTTACCCGGAAAAAAGCTGGTCATAACACTGCTCGTGCTCATCGGTCTGCTGGTTGCCGCCGACTTCGGTGCGGCGGCCGTGGCCGAGAACCAGGTTTCGAGGAAGATGGGCGCCAAGCTCGGCCTCGCCGGTGATCCGGAAGTACGGATCAACGGCTTTCCGTTCCTGACCCAGGCGGTCCGCGGTGATTTCAGGGACGTGCGGCTGCGCGCCCCCGGAGTGGACATGGGCCCGGTAGAGGACGTGGACCTACAGGCCGACCTGCACCACGCGCGGGTCTCCACCTTCGCGATGCTGAGCGGCAACTCGAGCAGAATCGACGTCGACGAGGTGGTCGGCCGTGTCCGGCTCGACGACGCCTCGCTCGGAAGGGTTCTCCCCGTGAACGACCTCCACATCTCTCCCGCCGGTGACTCCGCGGGGGAAACGGCCGACTCATCCGACTCCCCCGGCCGCGCCTCCGCGGGGGTCCGGTTGGAGGGCACGGTGGACATCGCGGGAAGCACCAACGAGGTCGCCGTGACCGGTCGACTCGTGCTGAACGACGAAGGCGGCATCCGAATCGAGCCACGTGAACTCGACCTGGACAACAGCCGGGTCGGCTCCGTGGACCTGGCGAGCCGTTTCGAACAGGCGATACTGCGCCGGTTCACGACTACACTCGATCCGGGAATGCTGCCCTTCACCGTGCGTCCGACGGCGCTCCACGTCGAGCGGGGAGCGCTCGTGGTCGAGGGAACGGCCCGGAACGTGACCGTCAACGGCGACGGAACCGTGAACTGA
- a CDS encoding DUF1416 domain-containing protein produces MNVTSGCGAPDQSGAAGTDTGDQTVLAGKVRSAGQPVGGAFVRLLNPSGDFTAEVVTSDEGDFRFYAAEGTWTVRALHRDGSGESTASPEGPGLHRVDIAVA; encoded by the coding sequence GTGAACGTGACCAGTGGGTGCGGAGCACCGGACCAGTCCGGCGCAGCGGGCACGGACACCGGTGACCAGACAGTCCTCGCGGGCAAGGTCCGCTCGGCCGGACAGCCGGTCGGTGGAGCCTTCGTTCGCTTGCTGAATCCCTCCGGCGACTTCACCGCCGAGGTCGTCACCTCGGACGAGGGGGACTTCCGGTTCTACGCCGCCGAGGGGACCTGGACCGTACGGGCCCTGCATCGGGACGGCAGCGGCGAGTCCACTGCTTCCCCCGAAGGTCCCGGCCTGCATCGAGTGGATATCGCGGTGGCTTGA
- the mshD gene encoding mycothiol synthase, translating to MVQLTWRNGLDDAETAEVESLLAETERVDGVAPAGEHVLLRLRARRGVTEQIEPVRADTGGSEHFVVRAEQGELAGYAHLDTEGSASGEPLVAELAVHPSFRGRGVGGELVRALAQRAEVPVEAEEPPEDAGRLRVWSHGLLPGAVALADRFGAGRVRELWRMGRELDGAELAEPALPEGVAIRGFREDEDEREVVRVNQRAFSWHPEQGGMTERELREKEELDWFDPAGFLLAVDDSGTLLGFHWTKIHPDGTGEVYVVGVDPDTQGSGLGRALTLAGLRYLRDVGCSRVMLYVEGDNGPAVAVYRRLGFERWDVDAQFGR from the coding sequence GTGGTGCAGCTGACGTGGCGAAACGGACTGGACGACGCCGAGACCGCCGAGGTGGAGAGCCTGCTGGCGGAGACCGAACGAGTCGACGGGGTGGCCCCCGCCGGTGAGCACGTGCTTCTGCGGTTGCGTGCGCGCCGGGGCGTGACCGAGCAGATCGAACCGGTGCGGGCCGATACCGGTGGTTCGGAGCACTTCGTGGTCCGGGCCGAACAGGGGGAGTTGGCCGGGTACGCCCATCTGGACACGGAGGGGTCGGCTTCGGGAGAGCCCCTCGTGGCGGAACTGGCCGTTCACCCGAGCTTTCGCGGCAGGGGAGTGGGCGGCGAGCTCGTCCGCGCGCTCGCCCAGCGCGCGGAGGTCCCCGTGGAGGCGGAGGAACCGCCGGAGGACGCCGGGCGGTTGCGGGTGTGGTCGCACGGGCTGTTGCCCGGAGCAGTCGCGCTCGCCGACCGGTTCGGCGCGGGTCGGGTTCGCGAGCTGTGGCGGATGGGACGCGAACTCGACGGGGCCGAGCTCGCGGAGCCGGCGCTGCCGGAAGGAGTGGCGATACGCGGCTTCCGGGAGGACGAGGACGAGCGGGAAGTCGTCAGGGTGAATCAGCGCGCCTTCTCCTGGCATCCGGAGCAGGGCGGTATGACCGAGCGGGAACTGCGCGAGAAGGAGGAGCTCGACTGGTTCGATCCGGCCGGTTTCCTGCTGGCGGTCGACGACTCGGGGACCCTGCTCGGCTTCCACTGGACCAAGATTCACCCGGACGGCACCGGCGAGGTCTACGTGGTCGGCGTGGACCCGGACACGCAGGGTAGCGGACTCGGGCGTGCTCTGACGCTGGCCGGGTTGCGTTATCTGCGGGATGTCGGATGCTCGCGGGTGATGCTGTACGTGGAGGGGGACAACGGACCGGCCGTCGCGGTTTACCGGCGTCTCGGTTTCGAGCGCTGGGACGTCGACGCTCAGTTCGGCCGGTGA
- a CDS encoding TlpA family protein disulfide reductase translates to MSPGWWALAVAVAAGLALGALLRTREGRVTQGRVTQGRVPTNGTDRGDEIGRERTVFDQLPPEIADALHGALRGSGKDGNAAAGEPPEGDVTLLQLSTAFCAPCRHTRILLSTLAERTTGLRHVEFDLTHRPEWSKPLRVHTTPTTLALDPAGRELFRLSGVPRRDGLDTALRPHLAH, encoded by the coding sequence ATGTCGCCGGGCTGGTGGGCGCTGGCCGTCGCGGTGGCTGCGGGGCTCGCGCTCGGCGCGCTGCTTCGAACGCGGGAGGGCAGGGTCACCCAGGGCAGGGTCACCCAGGGCAGGGTCCCCACGAACGGTACCGATCGCGGAGACGAGATTGGACGGGAGCGAACAGTGTTCGACCAGCTTCCCCCCGAGATAGCCGATGCGTTGCACGGCGCTCTTCGTGGTTCCGGGAAGGACGGGAACGCCGCGGCAGGAGAGCCCCCCGAAGGGGATGTGACCCTGCTGCAACTGTCCACCGCGTTCTGCGCCCCCTGCAGGCACACTCGCATCCTGCTCTCCACGCTGGCCGAGCGGACGACGGGGCTGCGGCACGTCGAGTTCGACCTCACCCACCGCCCGGAGTGGTCGAAACCGTTGCGGGTGCACACCACACCGACCACGCTCGCGCTCGACCCGGCGGGACGTGAGCTCTTCCGGCTGTCCGGGGTTCCGCGGCGGGACGGACTGGACACCGCGCTGCGCCCACACCTCGCCCACTGA
- a CDS encoding winged helix-turn-helix transcriptional regulator gives MSSELLLLTNESDCESVLPALSLLPHRVRVVPPNSSAVVTTTGYELVLVDARDDLAGARNLCRMLSSGGEGVPVLAVVNEGGLVVVNAEWGVDDVLLPTTGPAEVDARIRLRTAQRGGSSTAGGPVTVGDLVIEEETYTARLKGRALELTYKEFELLKHLATHVGRVFTRVQLLQEVWGYDFFGGTRTVDVHIRRLRSKLGPEHEAMIGTVRSVGYKFVRPSRTSRDTGGSRRADSAAHDAEQAEIASRMNEEDAEEPDPAERNPSWRAEFEYDPAE, from the coding sequence ATGAGCTCCGAGCTGCTGCTGCTGACCAACGAGTCCGACTGCGAGTCCGTGCTGCCCGCGCTGTCGTTGTTGCCGCACCGGGTTCGGGTCGTTCCGCCGAACTCCTCGGCCGTGGTGACCACGACCGGTTACGAGCTGGTGTTGGTCGACGCGCGGGACGATCTGGCCGGGGCGCGCAATCTGTGTCGGATGCTGTCCTCCGGAGGGGAGGGCGTTCCCGTGCTCGCCGTGGTCAACGAGGGCGGCCTCGTCGTGGTCAACGCCGAGTGGGGCGTGGACGACGTGCTGCTGCCCACTACCGGCCCCGCGGAGGTGGACGCGCGGATCAGGCTGCGTACCGCTCAGCGCGGCGGCAGCTCGACGGCGGGCGGACCGGTCACCGTGGGGGACCTCGTCATCGAGGAGGAGACCTACACCGCCAGGTTGAAGGGGCGTGCCCTCGAGCTCACCTACAAGGAGTTCGAGCTGCTCAAGCACCTGGCCACCCACGTGGGCAGGGTGTTCACCAGGGTGCAGTTGCTCCAGGAGGTCTGGGGGTACGACTTCTTCGGCGGGACGCGCACGGTCGACGTGCACATCCGTAGGCTGCGGTCCAAGCTGGGCCCCGAGCACGAGGCCATGATCGGCACCGTTCGCAGCGTCGGGTACAAGTTCGTGCGCCCGTCCCGCACGAGCAGGGACACCGGTGGGTCACGCCGAGCCGACTCGGCCGCGCACGACGCTGAGCAGGCCGAGATCGCCTCCCGGATGAACGAGGAGGACGCGGAGGAGCCGGACCCCGCCGAGCGAAACCCGTCGTGGCGGGCCGAGTTCGAGTACGACCCGGCCGAGTGA
- the pstA gene encoding phosphate ABC transporter permease PstA — MRTDTADIERPAKTPAFQQLSPGRKAKNHIATTLFALSFVVAVIPLLWVLFTLFRRGLFPMLSADWWTHSFYGLLPNDFGGGIYHALVGTLEQTLVCALIAVPLGVSVGIFLIEYGRNSKLARTTTFMVDILSGLPSIVAGLFIYALWITTFGFDRSGFAVSLSLVLLMLPVVVRVTETMLMIVPDELREASYALGVPKWKTIVKVVLPTSLSGILTGIILGLARVMGETAPLLILVGYSRAINFNLFDGPMASLPLTVYTARKTSTEAGEYRMWGAALTLVLLIMLINLIATLLSKLFAVKTK, encoded by the coding sequence ATGAGAACGGACACCGCCGATATCGAGCGGCCCGCGAAAACCCCGGCCTTCCAGCAGCTGAGCCCGGGACGCAAAGCCAAGAACCACATCGCCACCACGCTGTTCGCCCTTTCCTTCGTGGTGGCCGTCATCCCCCTGCTGTGGGTGCTGTTCACCCTCTTCCGGCGTGGGTTGTTCCCCATGCTGAGCGCGGACTGGTGGACGCACTCGTTCTACGGCCTGCTGCCGAACGACTTCGGTGGCGGTATCTACCACGCCCTGGTCGGGACGCTGGAACAGACACTGGTCTGCGCGCTGATCGCGGTTCCGCTCGGTGTGAGCGTCGGAATCTTCCTCATCGAGTACGGGAGGAACTCCAAGCTGGCCAGGACCACCACTTTCATGGTGGACATCCTCAGCGGACTCCCCTCGATCGTCGCCGGGCTGTTCATCTACGCGCTCTGGATCACCACCTTCGGATTCGACCGCAGCGGTTTCGCCGTCTCGCTGTCGCTGGTGCTGCTGATGTTGCCGGTGGTGGTCCGGGTGACCGAGACGATGCTGATGATCGTGCCCGACGAGCTGCGGGAGGCGTCGTACGCGCTCGGCGTCCCCAAGTGGAAAACGATCGTGAAAGTCGTGTTGCCGACCTCGCTGTCCGGGATCCTGACCGGGATCATTCTCGGACTGGCCAGGGTGATGGGTGAAACAGCTCCGTTGCTGATCCTCGTCGGGTACTCCCGGGCGATCAACTTCAACCTGTTCGACGGTCCCATGGCCTCGTTGCCGTTGACGGTCTACACGGCGCGCAAGACCTCGACCGAGGCGGGCGAGTACCGGATGTGGGGGGCAGCGCTCACCCTCGTACTGCTGATCATGCTCATCAACCTGATCGCGACGCTGTTGTCCAAGCTCTTCGCTGTAAAGACCAAGTAG
- the pstB gene encoding phosphate ABC transporter ATP-binding protein PstB translates to MAKRLDIENLNLYYNKFHAVQDVTLQVHARSVTAFIGPSGCGKSTVLRSLNRMHEVVPGSRVEGKVLLDGENVYAPGVDPVQVRRTIGMVFQKANPFPTMSIKDNVVAGLKLAGEKDKKKLDEITERSLRGANLWEEVKDRLNKPGGGLSGGQQQRLCIARATAVQPDVLLMDEPCSALDPISTLAIEDLIAELKKDYTIVIVTHNMQQAARVSDQTAFFNLPAVGEPGQLVEIGETGKIFSNPSQKATEDYISGRFG, encoded by the coding sequence ATGGCAAAGCGGCTCGACATCGAGAACCTCAACCTGTACTACAACAAGTTCCACGCAGTTCAGGACGTCACGCTGCAGGTGCACGCGCGCAGTGTGACCGCCTTCATCGGGCCCTCCGGTTGCGGAAAATCGACAGTGCTGCGCTCGCTGAACCGCATGCACGAGGTTGTGCCGGGGTCCCGGGTCGAGGGCAAGGTACTGCTCGACGGCGAGAACGTCTACGCGCCCGGGGTCGACCCGGTGCAGGTGCGGCGCACCATCGGAATGGTGTTCCAGAAGGCCAACCCCTTCCCCACCATGTCGATCAAGGACAACGTCGTCGCCGGGCTGAAACTGGCCGGGGAGAAGGACAAGAAGAAGCTGGACGAGATCACCGAGCGTTCGCTGCGCGGGGCCAACCTCTGGGAGGAGGTCAAGGACCGGCTCAACAAGCCGGGCGGAGGCCTCTCCGGAGGGCAGCAGCAACGGCTGTGCATCGCACGCGCCACGGCCGTGCAGCCCGACGTCCTGCTGATGGACGAACCCTGCTCCGCGCTCGACCCGATCTCGACGCTGGCGATCGAGGACCTCATCGCCGAGCTGAAGAAGGACTACACGATCGTGATCGTGACGCACAACATGCAGCAGGCAGCACGCGTCAGCGACCAGACGGCGTTCTTCAACCTGCCCGCCGTCGGCGAGCCCGGCCAGCTGGTCGAGATCGGCGAGACGGGAAAGATCTTCTCCAATCCCAGTCAGAAGGCTACCGAGGACTACATTTCCGGCCGCTTCGGCTGA
- a CDS encoding helix-turn-helix domain-containing protein — protein sequence MNRSPTVHRRRLGGELRRLREAAQRTHREVAAHLDCSQGKISQIELGRVPVRTADVRLMAEFYGSSAEQVSELLELAEGSKQRGWWQEYPSTARRNGFDTYLGLETAATALSVFEPDPLPELLQTAEYSATLLGSSREEYTAPEISERLAVTSERQQRLLGTAPLELWAVLDEAALRRLVGGSRLMRGQLEHLVLMSYRRNVTVQVLPFDVGAHPLLGERVTVFSFRNSTDQQVVHAGDPTNSRFLDKGGETEPYLTAFEQVCSMALPPKESTMLISRIADEQPCRPSRRPARTEQRGSRSRR from the coding sequence GTGAACAGGAGTCCGACCGTCCATCGCCGACGCCTCGGTGGTGAGCTCCGCAGGCTGCGTGAGGCGGCCCAGCGGACGCACCGCGAGGTCGCTGCCCACCTGGATTGTTCACAGGGCAAGATAAGCCAGATCGAGCTCGGACGAGTACCGGTGCGTACTGCCGACGTCCGCCTGATGGCCGAGTTCTACGGATCGAGCGCCGAACAGGTCTCGGAACTGCTCGAACTGGCCGAGGGGTCCAAGCAGCGCGGGTGGTGGCAGGAGTATCCGAGCACGGCTCGCCGCAACGGGTTCGACACCTACCTCGGCCTGGAGACCGCGGCGACGGCACTGAGCGTCTTCGAACCGGACCCACTTCCCGAACTGCTCCAAACCGCCGAGTACAGCGCCACGCTGCTGGGCTCGAGCAGGGAGGAGTACACCGCCCCCGAGATATCGGAACGACTGGCCGTGACCTCGGAGCGCCAGCAACGGCTGCTCGGCACGGCTCCGCTGGAGCTGTGGGCGGTACTGGACGAGGCCGCGCTGCGCCGACTCGTGGGCGGCAGCCGACTCATGCGCGGGCAGCTGGAGCATCTCGTGCTGATGAGCTACCGGCGCAATGTCACCGTCCAGGTGCTGCCGTTCGACGTCGGGGCGCATCCGCTCCTGGGCGAGCGTGTCACGGTGTTCTCGTTCCGGAACAGCACCGATCAGCAGGTGGTGCACGCGGGGGATCCGACGAATTCGCGTTTCCTGGACAAGGGCGGTGAGACCGAGCCGTATCTGACCGCCTTCGAGCAGGTGTGCTCCATGGCGCTGCCGCCCAAGGAGTCGACGATGCTGATCTCGAGGATCGCCGATGAGCAGCCGTGCCGCCCGTCTCGTCGTCCGGCGCGGACGGAACAGCGGGGCTCCCGGTCACGTCGGTGA
- a CDS encoding DUF4395 domain-containing protein, which yields MPTDARVDPRGVRFTAWVTSGILAVGLVTGSWRVLAAQTALFALCAFVGLRSNPWGHLYRRTLRPRLREVPEPEHEDPRPVRFSQGIGFTFALLATVGYAAGWTSFGVAANALALVAALLNAAFGYCLGCRLYPVVRRLVPAGSPTETH from the coding sequence ATGCCCACCGATGCCCGTGTCGATCCACGCGGTGTTCGATTCACGGCATGGGTCACCAGCGGCATTCTCGCCGTCGGGCTGGTGACGGGGAGCTGGCGCGTGCTCGCGGCGCAGACCGCGTTGTTCGCGCTCTGCGCGTTCGTCGGACTGCGCTCGAACCCCTGGGGACACCTGTACCGGCGGACGCTTCGACCTCGCTTGCGCGAAGTCCCCGAGCCGGAGCACGAGGACCCCCGACCGGTCCGTTTCTCCCAGGGGATCGGGTTCACCTTCGCTCTGCTGGCCACTGTGGGGTACGCGGCGGGGTGGACCTCCTTCGGCGTCGCCGCGAACGCGCTGGCCCTGGTGGCCGCACTGCTCAACGCCGCCTTCGGCTACTGCCTGGGATGTCGGCTGTATCCGGTGGTCAGGCGGCTGGTGCCCGCCGGATCACCCACCGAGACCCACTGA
- the phoU gene encoding phosphate signaling complex protein PhoU → MREVYQEQLDKLAEELAAMSTMVGNAMEQATTALLGADLSLAEQVIDDDMKVDEARARCEEHAFGLLALQAPVAGDLRTVISTIHAAESLERMGDLALHVAKAARRRHPQPVLPEDVKTYFSQMGQVAVQLANRLNQILRTQDVQQARDLEVDDDEMDDLHRHLFSVVMGSEWSHGVSAAVDITLLGRFYERYADHAVSVARRIIYVVTGTMPTSERP, encoded by the coding sequence ATGCGTGAGGTCTACCAGGAACAGCTCGACAAGCTCGCCGAGGAGCTCGCCGCGATGTCGACGATGGTCGGCAACGCGATGGAGCAGGCAACCACCGCGCTGTTGGGAGCAGACCTGTCGTTGGCCGAACAAGTCATCGACGACGACATGAAGGTGGACGAGGCCCGGGCCCGCTGCGAGGAGCACGCCTTCGGGCTGTTGGCGCTGCAGGCACCGGTGGCCGGTGACCTGCGCACGGTGATCTCCACGATCCACGCGGCCGAGAGCCTGGAACGGATGGGGGATCTCGCGCTGCACGTGGCCAAGGCCGCCCGCCGCAGGCATCCGCAGCCGGTGCTGCCCGAGGACGTCAAGACGTACTTCTCGCAGATGGGGCAGGTCGCGGTCCAGCTCGCCAACCGCCTGAACCAGATCCTGCGCACCCAGGACGTCCAACAGGCGCGCGACCTCGAGGTCGACGACGACGAGATGGACGATCTGCACCGGCACCTGTTCAGCGTGGTGATGGGGTCCGAGTGGTCGCACGGAGTCTCCGCTGCCGTGGACATCACGCTGCTCGGCCGGTTCTACGAACGTTACGCCGACCACGCCGTTTCGGTCGCCCGCCGAATCATCTACGTCGTCACCGGAACCATGCCGACCAGCGAACGTCCGTGA
- the pstC gene encoding phosphate ABC transporter permease subunit PstC, producing the protein MSESRNSERRPDPPGEVGDDPVHTTEAPVLEAPVTPPMTPTDRVVRIGDRIFRGIATGSGVFVVAIIAAIGLFLLIRAIPALQANEANFLLSGKWETGDPDHLAFGIVDLAWITVASSLFALVLAMPVAGGIALFLTQYAPRVLARPFAYIVDLLAAVPSVIYGLWGALVLAPVIKPVAVWLNTNLGWIPIFGDGNVPADSGSNVFTAGIVLAVMILPIITGVAREVFARTPNAQIEGALALGATKWEVVRTTVWPFGRSGFVGGSMLGLGRALGETVALTVILSYTYEGPHYSIFDAGATFASRIALGSAEFNNNLTVGAYIAAGLVLFISTFAVNALARWIESSSGRGKE; encoded by the coding sequence GTGAGCGAGTCGAGGAACTCCGAGCGGAGGCCGGACCCACCGGGCGAGGTGGGCGATGATCCCGTGCACACCACGGAAGCCCCCGTCCTCGAAGCCCCGGTGACCCCGCCGATGACACCCACCGACAGGGTGGTGCGCATCGGGGACCGAATATTCCGGGGCATCGCGACCGGATCCGGCGTGTTCGTCGTGGCGATCATAGCCGCCATCGGACTTTTCCTGCTCATACGAGCGATCCCCGCCCTGCAGGCCAACGAGGCCAACTTCCTGCTTTCCGGCAAGTGGGAGACCGGCGACCCGGACCACCTGGCCTTCGGCATAGTCGACCTCGCCTGGATCACCGTGGCGAGCTCGCTCTTCGCGCTCGTCCTCGCGATGCCGGTCGCGGGAGGGATCGCCCTGTTCCTCACCCAGTACGCGCCACGCGTGCTGGCCAGGCCGTTCGCCTACATCGTGGACCTGCTCGCCGCGGTCCCCTCGGTGATCTACGGGCTGTGGGGAGCCCTGGTGCTGGCGCCGGTGATCAAGCCCGTCGCCGTGTGGCTGAACACCAACCTCGGCTGGATCCCCATCTTCGGCGACGGGAACGTGCCCGCCGACAGTGGTTCCAACGTCTTCACCGCCGGAATCGTGCTGGCCGTGATGATCCTGCCCATCATCACCGGGGTGGCCCGCGAGGTCTTCGCCCGCACACCGAACGCACAGATCGAGGGCGCCCTGGCGCTCGGCGCGACCAAGTGGGAAGTCGTGCGCACCACCGTGTGGCCGTTCGGCCGCAGCGGGTTCGTCGGCGGGTCGATGCTCGGACTGGGACGCGCCCTCGGTGAGACGGTGGCCCTGACGGTCATCCTCAGCTACACCTACGAAGGACCGCACTACAGCATCTTCGACGCCGGGGCGACCTTCGCGTCGCGCATCGCCCTCGGCTCGGCGGAGTTCAACAACAACCTGACCGTCGGTGCCTACATCGCGGCAGGGCTGGTGCTGTTCATCAGCACTTTCGCCGTCAACGCGCTGGCCCGCTGGATCGAGAGCAGCAGCGGTAGGGGGAAGGAATGA
- the pstS gene encoding phosphate ABC transporter substrate-binding protein PstS, translating to MHIGRHKAVLASLVVGVLALSACGTDQNVTNAELNPELRQLEVACGDTSVVAEGSSAQKNAMDVFARDFGVKCPGRKLNYTASGSGKGISAFTAGQVDFAGSDEALTAEEAATARERCSGNPAWNIPMVFGPLAITYNIPGVSDLALSPEVISKIYQGEIKRWNAPEIQRLNSGTDLPDIPVVPFYRSDESGTSANFQEYLSTATEGLWTGEGKTFRPKNGVGQGRSGTDGVTSSVEQTEGGITYAAWAFPKNAGLGIASIDSGNGPVELNSESAGRAIESAEIAGEDNDLKLDLESIYGNDAPGVYPIVLATYEVVCSGGYDPQTAKSVKAALKVAANAGEENLEQAGYVPLPPKFKSKVLGAVRAIEE from the coding sequence GTGCACATCGGGCGGCACAAGGCCGTGCTGGCCTCCCTTGTCGTGGGGGTGCTGGCACTTTCCGCATGCGGAACCGATCAGAACGTGACCAACGCCGAGCTCAATCCCGAGTTGCGGCAGCTGGAGGTCGCCTGCGGAGACACTTCCGTAGTGGCCGAGGGGTCGTCGGCGCAGAAGAACGCGATGGACGTCTTCGCCAGGGACTTCGGAGTCAAGTGCCCCGGAAGGAAGCTCAACTACACCGCTTCCGGGTCCGGAAAGGGCATCTCGGCCTTCACCGCCGGTCAGGTCGACTTCGCCGGGTCCGACGAGGCGCTCACCGCCGAGGAGGCCGCGACGGCCCGGGAGCGCTGCTCGGGCAACCCGGCCTGGAACATCCCCATGGTCTTCGGCCCGCTGGCCATCACCTACAACATCCCCGGAGTCAGCGACCTCGCGCTCAGCCCCGAGGTGATCAGCAAGATCTACCAGGGCGAGATCAAGCGGTGGAACGCCCCGGAGATCCAGCGGTTGAACAGCGGAACCGATCTCCCGGACATCCCCGTCGTCCCCTTCTACCGTTCGGACGAGTCCGGAACCTCGGCCAACTTCCAGGAGTACCTGTCCACAGCCACCGAAGGGCTCTGGACGGGCGAGGGCAAGACCTTCCGCCCGAAGAACGGCGTCGGCCAGGGCCGCTCCGGCACCGACGGTGTGACGTCCTCGGTCGAGCAGACCGAAGGTGGAATCACCTACGCGGCATGGGCGTTCCCCAAGAACGCGGGGCTGGGAATCGCCTCGATCGACAGTGGAAACGGGCCGGTCGAGCTGAACAGCGAGTCCGCGGGCAGGGCGATCGAATCGGCCGAGATCGCGGGCGAGGACAACGATCTCAAGCTGGATCTCGAATCCATCTACGGCAACGACGCTCCCGGCGTCTACCCGATCGTGCTCGCGACCTACGAGGTCGTGTGCTCCGGTGGGTACGACCCGCAGACCGCCAAGTCCGTGAAGGCCGCGCTGAAGGTCGCGGCCAACGCGGGCGAGGAGAACCTGGAACAGGCGGGCTACGTCCCGCTTCCTCCCAAGTTCAAGAGCAAGGTCCTCGGTGCCGTCCGGGCGATCGAGGAATGA